The Cloeon dipterum chromosome X, ieCloDipt1.1, whole genome shotgun sequence genome includes a window with the following:
- the LOC135945097 gene encoding eukaryotic translation initiation factor 5B-like, with protein sequence MWNQEVVFKITSLELEGENRHLRGVFMKPEAWDKELLSKMQPVPETKEEEGKTKKRTAKKQSLPPPTEDANATMPLSQFQQSLKIHSTPIPGVTGLASKNLKRKKAEPAECDESPSGLFLPPQSSEEQPELSPKKKKKKEKLEKEQKLEQGGDKSKQESGEKADAVVEVQKLLEMARKKADTIINSEKDGISAGEGDSTKNKIVEVKKAGKEKVKATPKKSVEVNGVAKKVETKEDSESSSEDETTLPAMLRKTLEKVVKQEPVVAATAVAKKGSKAAPKTKAASNGSEADPTMALLMAMRSELFQSDDLPEAEDTSAKKEKKKAPASKVKEAKKADEKKPPSEVKSKAKVENDVKPKKSEAKKKKEEKKPKEKKEKSKPDAKLQNSAAVKAKAAKKGKAKKDEAGAKYPKFEDDMDLNAFAMQLLQKQIKDLNSK encoded by the exons ATGTGGAATCAAGaggttgtttttaaaattacaagccTTGAACTCGAAGGCGAAAACCGTCACCTGCGCGGCGTGTTCATGAAGCCAGAAGC ATGGGACAAAGAGTTGTTGAGCAAAATGCAGCCTGTGCCAGAGACGAAAGAAGAGGAGGGGAAAACCAAGAAGAGAACGGCGAAGAAGCAATCTCTGCCACCACCCACGGAAGACGCGAATGCAACCATGCCTCTTTCTCAGTTCCAACAATCTCTGAAGATTCACTCGACGCCCATACCTGGAGTCACCGGTCTCGCTTCAAAGAACCTGAAGCGCAAAAAGGCTGAGCCCGCCGAGTGTGATGAGAGTCCGAGCGGATTGTTTTTGCCGCCACAATCGTCTGAGGAGCAGCCAGAGCTGTCgccaaagaagaagaaaaagaaggagAAATTAGAAAAGGAACAAAAACTTGAGCAGGGTGGAGACAAATCGAAGCAGGAGAGTGGTGAAAAAGCAGATGCAGTGGTTGAAGTCCAGAAGCTGTTGGAAATGGCGAGGAAGAAAGCAGACACCATCATAAACAGCGAGAAGGATGGCATTTCTGCTGGTGAAGGTGATTCTACAAAGAACAAAATAGTAGAAGTCAAGAAAGCTGGCAAGGAGAAAGTAAAGGCCACTCCTAAGAAGAGTGTGGAAGTTAACGGAGTGGCCAAGAAGGTGGAGACCAAAGAGGACAGCGAATCATCGTCCGAGGATGAGACAACCCTTCCTGCCATGCTGAGGAAAACCTTGGAGAAGGTTGTCAAGCAGGAGCCAGTGGTGGCGGCAACGGCGGTGGCGAAAAAAGGCTCTAAAGcggctccaaagaccaaagcCGCTTCAAATGGATCCGAGGCAGACCCGACAATGGCGCTGCTCATGGCCATGAGGAGCGAACTCTTCCAGTCGGACGACTTGCCAGAGGCTGAAGACACCAGTGCTAAGAAGGAGAAAAAGAAGGCGCCTGCATCGAAAGTCAAAGAAGCCAAAAAGGCAGATGAGAAGAAGCCGCCGAGTGAAGTGAAGAGCAAGGCGAAGGTTGAGAATGATGTCAAGCCCAAAAAGAGTGAAGCCAAGAAGAAAAAGGAAGAGAAGAAGCCCAAAGAGAAGAAGGAAAAGAGCAAGCCTGATGCGAAGCTGCAAAACAGTGCTGCGGTCAAGGCCAAAGCAGCCAAAAAGGGAAAAGCTAAGAAGGACGAGGCGGGTGCAAAATACCCCAAGTTTGAGGATGACATGGACCTAAATGCATTTGCAATGCAGCTGCTccagaaacaaattaaagatCTTAATTCTAAATAA